From one Malus sylvestris chromosome 1, drMalSylv7.2, whole genome shotgun sequence genomic stretch:
- the LOC126633023 gene encoding protein VAPYRIN-like, whose translation MPISSSSLLPPPISSSSFIRIIPPSQSSPVQSSPVCIPMDKKLVQVSEQEICIDFALDSKCRANVRLTSLCATAAVAFKVQTSSPHRFLVKPPTGLIPPLSHVTFQVILKPQIQLPPAYPRSPSDKFLIRTAEFTTELTHSDSINHWFSSSSCPRGSTHDIKLKVAFVGPLLLRHAVTCGDYDGVRNIIKRQRTILAELPPAEAESILRIATELDNPENLINLLLEGGLRIDPISDQVHYGGDSKCPSNGRDELDVAEACDRLDDVLGLRESEPLDSKDRGNGRCAEVRKSSADPTTTIGHSRSRHDFVHDKDKLEMGELMLMAARRGDLKNVELLLQNGADINCCDQYGLTALHAAAIKGHKDVARVLIRFGSDLESQDGEGHAPLHMAVVGGSLETVQILVHGGANVNAKSNGGATPLYMATAMGYDDISEFLTSRKH comes from the exons ATGCcaatctcctcctcctccctcctccctccACCCATAAGCTCCTCCTCTTTCATTCGGATAATCCCACCTTCTCAATCCAGTCCCGTCCAATCCAGTCCAGTCTGTATTCCGATGGATAAAAAACTAGTACAAGTTTCGGAGCAAGAAATTTGTATCGACTTCGCACTCGACTCCAAATGCCGCGCTAACGTGCGCCTTACCTCCCTATGCGCCACCGCCGCCGTAGCCTTCAAGGTCCAAACCTCCTCCCCTCACAGGTTCCTCGTCAAACCGCCCACCGGCTTAATCCCGCCTCTCTCCCACGTCACCTTCCAGGTCATCCTCAAGCCCCAGATCCAGCTCCCGCCCGCCTACCCTCGCTCGCCGTCCGACAAATTCCTTATAAGAACCGCAGAGTTCACCACCGAGTTAACTCACTCCGACTCCATCAACCACTGGTTCTCCAGCTCTTCGTGTCCCCGCGGGTCCACTCACGATATCAAGCTCAAGGTCGCCTTTGTGGGCCCCTTGCTGTTGCGCCACGCCGTCACTTGCGGGGACTACGACGGCGTCAGGAATATAATCAAGCGGCAGAGGACGATTCTCGCCGAGTTGCCGCCGGCGGAAGCTGAGTCGATCCTCCGGATTGCGACCGAGTTGGATAACCCGGAGAACTTGATTAACTTGCTGCTCGAAGGGGGATTGAGGATTGACCCGATCAGCGATCAAGTGCATTACGGAGGAGATTCTAAATGTCCATCCAACGGACGCGATGAGCTAGACGTGGCAGAGGCGTGTGATCGACTGGATGATGTTCTGGGACTGAGGGAATCTGAGCCGTTGGATTCTAAAGACAGGGGAAATGGCAGGTGTGCCGAGGTGAGGAAATCTAGTGCGGACCCCACTACAACTATTGGCCACAGCCGTTCGCGCCATGATTTTGTTCATGACAAAGAT AAACTAGAAATGGGAGAACTAATGTTGATGGCAGCGAGAAGAGGTGATTTGAAGAATGTTGAATTGTTGTTACAAAATGGCGCGGATATAAACTGCTGTGACCAATATGGCTTGACAGCCCTGCATGCCGCGGCCATCAAAGGCCACAAGGACGTTGCTCGGGTGCTCATCCGATTTGGGTCGGACTTGGAATCCCAAGACGGTGAAGGGCACGCACCCTTGCACATGGCCGTGGTCGGCGGGAGCTTAGAGACAGTTCAAATCTTGGTTCATGGTGGGGCTAACGTCAATGCCAAGAGCAACGGCGGCGCCACCCCTCTATACATGGCTACTGCTATGGGGTACGATGATATAAGTGAGTTTCTTACCAGCAGAAAACAttaa
- the LOC126633011 gene encoding probable methyltransferase PMT23: MGISVPSFFKERKFPFVFTLLLPLACITVLLFTNITTNAPYPLFLYSDLQTSPSSSQPISPPAPSNPAGEPPQGDELIWEEPTFPVSGIPNWNLCTGPVAVDYIPCLDNSKAIKALKSRRHMEHRERHCPQPPPRCLEPLPKGYKVPVPWPQSRDMIWYDNVPHPKLVEYKKDQNWVKKSDDYLIFPGGGTQFKDGVDHYTDFIEKTLPVIEWGRHVRVVLDVGCGVASFGGYLLDKDVITMSFAPKDEHEAQIQFALERGIPATLSVIGTQRLTFPDNAFDLIHCARCRVHWDANGGKPLLELNRVLRPGGFFVWSATPVYRDNERDTSVWKSMEALTKSMCWDVVAKTVDSTGIGLVIYRKPIAFVRYFKRKENYPPLCGPAERKVGAWYAPLTACLAPLPRYSWPLPWPNRLTSKPPSLIRDPEGEEMFYKDTIHWTALVSDAYRKNAAINWSTVRNVMDMNAGFGGFAAALTDQQLWVMNIVPIHLPNTLPAIFDRGLIGIYHDWCESLNTYPRTYDLLHSSFLFEKLPDRCDIVDVVVEMDRILRPGGYLVVQDTMEVIDKLRPILQSLHWSTALYRDQFLFGKKGFWRPSRAASKS, from the exons ATGGGAATCTCAGTCCCCAGCTTTTTCAAAGAGCGAAAGTTCCCTTTCGTTTTCACACTCTTACTCCCACTCGCCTGCATCACCGTCCTCCTCTTCACCAACATCACCACCAACGCCCCTTACCCTCTCTTCTTGTACTCCGATCTCCAGacctctccctcctcctcccaaCCCATCTCACCTCCCGCGCCCTCCAACCCAGCCGGAGAGCCGCCCCAAGGGGACGAACTCATTTGGGAGGAACCCACTTTCCCTGTTTCTGGGATTCCCAATTGGAACCTCTGTACGGGTCCGGTGGCCGTCGATTACATTCCGTGCTTGGACAATTCCAAGGCGATCAAGGCGTTGAAGTCGCGGCGGCATATGGAGCACCGCGAGCGCCATTGCCCCCAGCCGCCGCCGCGGTGCCTGGAGCCGCTTCCCAAAGGGTACAAGGTGCCGGTTCCGTGGCCTCAGAGCAGGGACATG ATATGGTATGACAACGTTCCTCACCCGAAGCTCGTCGAGTACAAGAAGGACCAAAACTGGGTGAAGAAGTCCGATGACTATCTCATTTTCCCCGGAGGCGGTACTCAGTTTAAGGATGGAGTTGATCACTACACCGATTTCATCGAAAAG ACTTTACCGGTCATTGAATGGGGGAGGCACGTCAGGGTTGTTTTGGACGTTGGCTGCGGTGTTGCTAGCTTTGGCGGCTATTTGCTGGATAAAGATGTCATTACCATGTCATTTGCCCCGAAAGATGAACACGAAGCTCAGATACAGTTTGCTCTGGAAAGGGGAATTCCTGCTACTCTCTCAGTGATTGGAACGCAAAGGCTGACATTTCCGGACAATGCATTTGATTTGATTCACTGTGCAAGGTGCCGGGTTCACTGGGATGCAAATG GAGGGAAACCGCTACTGGAGCTCAACAGGGTTCTTCGGCCTGGGGGGTTTTTCGTATGGTCTGCTACGCCAGTCTATCGCGACAATGAAAGAGATACAAGTGTATGGAAAT CAATGGAGGCTCTGACAAAATCAATGTGCTGGGACGTCGTTGCTAAGACTGTCGATTCAACTGGAATCGGGCTTGTAATATATCGGAAGCCTATTGCCTTTGTCCGATATTTTAAACGTAAAGAAAACTATCCACCTCTTTGTGGTCCTGCAGAGAGGAAAGTAGGTGCATG GTATGCGCCGCTCACTGCATGTCTTGCCCCGCTACCTCGCTATAGCTGGCCCTTGCCGTGGCCAAACAGACTTACCAGTAAACCTCCAAGCCTAATACGTGACCCGGAAGGGGAGGAAATGTTCTACAAGGACACCATTCACTGGACTGCGCTTGTCTCAGATGCCTATCGGAAAAATGCTGCTATAAATTGGTCGACTGTGCGGAATGTAATGGATATGAATGCTGGTTTTGGAGG ATTCGCTGCTGCACTTACAGATCAACAACTCTGGGTAATGAACATCGTTCCCATTCATCTGCCAAATACTCTTCCAGCTATTTTTGACAGAGGGTTGATTGGAATATACCATGACTGGTGCGAGTCTTTGAATACCTACCCTAGAACATATGATCTGCTGCATTCCAGTTTCCTCTTCGAAAAACTTCCAGACAG ATGCGACATTGTAGATGTCGTGGTGGAGATGGATCGCATATTAAGGCCCGGTGGATATCTAGTGGTTCAGGACACAATGGAAGTGATAGACAAGCTGAGACCAATTCTGCAGTCGCTTCACTGGTCTACAGCCCTCTACCGGGATCAGTTTCTTTTCGGTAAGAAAGGTTTCTGGCGTCCATCAAGAGCTGCAAGTAAATCATGA
- the LOC126625374 gene encoding eukaryotic translation initiation factor 2 subunit alpha homolog has translation MASQAPNLECRMYEARYPEVDMAVMIQVKNIADMGAYVSLLEYNNIEGMILFSELSRRRIRSVSSLIKVGRIEPVMVLRVDKEKGYIDLSKRRVSEEDIQACEERYNKSKLVHSIMRHVGETLGIDLEDLYVNIGWPLYRKYGHAFEAFKIVVTDPDSVLSTLTREVKEVGPDGQEVTKVVPAVSEEIKESLVKNIRRRMTPQPLKIRADIEMKCFQFDGVLHIKDAMRKAEAVGNNDCPVKIKLVAPPLYVLTTQTLDKEQGISVLTNAIVACTQEIEHHKGKLTVKEAPRVVSERDDKLLAEHMSKLRQENEEVSGDEGSEEEEDTGMGEVNIDGGPAILD, from the exons ATGGCTTCCCAAGCGCCTAACTTGGAGTGCCGGATGTACGAAGCGCGGTACCCGGAGGTGGACATGGCGGTGATGATCCAGGTCAAGAACATCGCCGACATGGGCGCCTACGTCTCCCTCCTCGAGTACAACAACATCGAGGGCATGATTCTCTTCTCTGAGCTCTCCCGCCGCCGGATTCGCAGTGTCAGCAGCCTCATCAAGGTCGGCCGCATCGAGCCCGTCATGGTCCTCAGGGTCGACAAGGAGAAGGGATACATTGATTTGAGCAAGCGGAGGGTTTCCGAGGAGGATATCCAGGCCTGCGAGGAGAGGTACAACAAGAGCAAGCTCGTCCACTCCATCATGCGCCACGTGGGTGAGACTTTGGGGATTGATTTGGAG GACTTGTATGTCAATATTGGCTGGCCGTTATATCGGAAGTATGGTCATGCTTTTGAG GCTTTCAAAATAGTTGTGACTGATCCTGATTCAGTTCTTAGCACCCTCACACGTGAGGTCAAAGAGGTTGGCCCTGATGGACAAGAG GTCACTAAGGTGGTTCCTGCTGTGTCAGAGGAAATTAAAGAATCTCTGGTGAAGAATATTAGGAGAAGAATGACTCCACAACCATTGAAGATCCGAGCTGATATTGAAATGAAATGCTTCCAATTTGATGGTGTTCTTCACATTAAG GATGCCATGAGGAAAGCGGAAGCTGTGGGCAATAATGACTGTCCTGTGAAAATTAAACTGGTTGCTCCTCCACTTTATGTTCTTACCACACAGACTCTTGATAAG GAGCAAGGCATATCAGTTCTAACCAATGCAATTGTAGCGTGCACACAAGAAATTGAACATCACAAGGGGAAACTAACAGTGAAGGAAGCACCCAGAGTG GTGAGTGAACGGGATGATAAACTACTTGCTGAGCACATGAGTAAGCTTCGCCAGGAGAATGAGGAGGTTAGCGGTGATGAGGGtagtgaggaggaagaagacaccGGAATGGGAGAAGTTAACATCGACGGAGGACCTGCCATATTAGATTGA
- the LOC126586140 gene encoding uncharacterized protein LOC126586140 isoform X2 produces MGRAMAALLLVLLSVFVHSNAGEEGFDVRQHLSTASRYGVVKDIADNSFVPSKIPDGCTPIHLNLVARHGTRAPTKKRIKDMDILASRLEVLLKEAEEQNLSLEKLPGWFLGWKSPWKGKLTGGELIVQGEDELYDFGIRTRERFPNLFDQDYHPDVYTIKATQVPRASASAVAFGMGMFSGKGNLGPGRHRAFAVSSESRASDIKLRFHDCCQNYKAYKKSQEPSVDKLKEPIYDEITSSLRRRYKLNFTKKDTTSLWFLCKQEASLFNITGQACALFTPSEVSLLEWADDLEAFILKGYGKSLNYRMGVPLLEDVLLSMEQAITAEEEKHAPGSYEKARLRFAHAETVVPFSCLLGLFLDGTEFERTQKEQPLQLPPKPPQKRKWRGNTVAPFGGNNMLVLYSCPANISSKYFVQVLHNEHPIPMPGCDGSDFCPLDVFKERIVAPHLKHDYNSVCNAKLEEKEAKPAKVFTV; encoded by the exons atgGGGAGAGCCATGGCGGCGCTTCTGCTGGTATTGTTATCGGTGTTCGTCCATTCGAATGCCGGAGAAGAAGGTTTCGATGTTCGCCAACATCTTTCTACTGCGTCCAG ATACGGTGTCGTTAAAGACATTGCGGACAACTCATTTGTACCATCTAAGATACCAGATGGGTGTACTCCTATCCACCTAAATCTTGTG GCAAGGCATGGAACCCGTGCTCCTACCAAAAAACGTATCAAAGATATGGATATCCTGGCCTCTCGTCTGGAGGTGCTACTAAAAGAAGCAGAAGAACAGAACCTATCTTTGGAAAAACTTCCTGGTTGGTTTTTGGGTTGGAAATCTCCTTGGAAAGGAAAACTGACAGGTGGAGAATTAATTGTCCAAGGAGAGGATGAACTCTATGATTTTGGAATCAGGACACGAGAAAGGTTCCCAAATCTGTTTGATCAGGATTACCATCCAGATGTTTACACAATAAAGGCAACACAG GTCCCTCGGGCATCCGCCAGTGCTGTGGCATTTGGCATGGGAATGTTTAGTGGGAAAGGAAATCTTGGACCTGGGCGTCATCGAGCTTTTGCTGTGTCCAGTGAAAGTCGTGCGAGTGATataaagttgaggtttcatGATTGTTGCCAAAACTACAAG GCATATAAGAAAAGTCAGGAGCCTTCTGTTGACAAGCTCAAGGAACCTATCTATGATGAAATTACTTCTTCATTAAGGAGGCGCTACAAGTTGAATTTTACAAAGAAGGATACAACTTCTCTTTGGTTTCTTTGCAAACAG GAAGCGTCCTTGTTTAATATAACTGGTCAAGCTTGTGCGCTGTTCACCCCTTCCGAG GTTTCTTTGCTGGAGTGGGCAGATGATTTGGAAGCCTTTATATTAAAGGGATATGGTAAATCATTAAACTATAGAATGGGAGTTCCCTTGCTTGAAGATGTATTGCTGTCCATGGAGCAGGCTATTACGGCTGAAGAAG AAAAACATGCTCCTGGGAGTTATGAAAAGGCAAGGCTAAGGTTCGCACATGCAGAAACTGTAGTTCCATTTTCATGCCTGCTTGGACTTTTTCTTGATGGAACTG aATTTGAACGGACACAGAAGGAACAACCCTTGCAACTCCCTCCAAAGCCTCCCCAGAAGAGAAAGTGGAGGGGCAATACTGTGGCACCTTTTGGCGGGAATAATATGCTGGTTCTGTACAGTTGTCCAGCCAACATTTCAAGCAAGTACTTTGTGCAAGTGCTGCACAATGAACACCCCATTCCAATGCCA GGCTGTGATGGTTCTGATTTCTGTCCACTCGATGTTTTCAAG GAAAGAATAGTTGCTCCTCATCTGAAGCACGACTATAACTCAGTGTGCAATGCAAAATTGGAGGAAAAGGAGGCGAAGCCAGCCA AAGTTTTCACAGTTTGA
- the LOC126586140 gene encoding uncharacterized protein LOC126586140 isoform X3: protein MGRAMAALLLVLLSVFVHSNAGEEGFDVRQHLSTASRYGVVKDIADNSFVPSKIPDGCTPIHLNLVARHGTRAPTKKRIKDMDILASRLEVLLKEAEEQNLSLEKLPGWFLGWKSPWKGKLTGGELIVQGEDELYDFGIRTRERFPNLFDQDYHPDVYTIKATQVPRASASAVAFGMGMFSGKGNLGPGRHRAFAVSSESRASDIKLRFHDCCQNYKAYKKSQEPSVDKLKEPIYDEITSSLRRRYKLNFTKKDTTSLWFLCKQEASLFNITGQACALFTPSEVSLLEWADDLEAFILKGYGKSLNYRMGVPLLEDVLLSMEQAITAEEEKHAPGSYEKARLRFAHAETVVPFSCLLGLFLDGTEFERTQKEQPLQLPPKPPQKRKWRGNTVAPFGGNNMLVLYSCPANISSKYFVQVLHNEHPIPMPGCDGSDFCPLDVFKERIVAPHLKHDYNSVCNAKLEEKEAKPANFC from the exons atgGGGAGAGCCATGGCGGCGCTTCTGCTGGTATTGTTATCGGTGTTCGTCCATTCGAATGCCGGAGAAGAAGGTTTCGATGTTCGCCAACATCTTTCTACTGCGTCCAG ATACGGTGTCGTTAAAGACATTGCGGACAACTCATTTGTACCATCTAAGATACCAGATGGGTGTACTCCTATCCACCTAAATCTTGTG GCAAGGCATGGAACCCGTGCTCCTACCAAAAAACGTATCAAAGATATGGATATCCTGGCCTCTCGTCTGGAGGTGCTACTAAAAGAAGCAGAAGAACAGAACCTATCTTTGGAAAAACTTCCTGGTTGGTTTTTGGGTTGGAAATCTCCTTGGAAAGGAAAACTGACAGGTGGAGAATTAATTGTCCAAGGAGAGGATGAACTCTATGATTTTGGAATCAGGACACGAGAAAGGTTCCCAAATCTGTTTGATCAGGATTACCATCCAGATGTTTACACAATAAAGGCAACACAG GTCCCTCGGGCATCCGCCAGTGCTGTGGCATTTGGCATGGGAATGTTTAGTGGGAAAGGAAATCTTGGACCTGGGCGTCATCGAGCTTTTGCTGTGTCCAGTGAAAGTCGTGCGAGTGATataaagttgaggtttcatGATTGTTGCCAAAACTACAAG GCATATAAGAAAAGTCAGGAGCCTTCTGTTGACAAGCTCAAGGAACCTATCTATGATGAAATTACTTCTTCATTAAGGAGGCGCTACAAGTTGAATTTTACAAAGAAGGATACAACTTCTCTTTGGTTTCTTTGCAAACAG GAAGCGTCCTTGTTTAATATAACTGGTCAAGCTTGTGCGCTGTTCACCCCTTCCGAG GTTTCTTTGCTGGAGTGGGCAGATGATTTGGAAGCCTTTATATTAAAGGGATATGGTAAATCATTAAACTATAGAATGGGAGTTCCCTTGCTTGAAGATGTATTGCTGTCCATGGAGCAGGCTATTACGGCTGAAGAAG AAAAACATGCTCCTGGGAGTTATGAAAAGGCAAGGCTAAGGTTCGCACATGCAGAAACTGTAGTTCCATTTTCATGCCTGCTTGGACTTTTTCTTGATGGAACTG aATTTGAACGGACACAGAAGGAACAACCCTTGCAACTCCCTCCAAAGCCTCCCCAGAAGAGAAAGTGGAGGGGCAATACTGTGGCACCTTTTGGCGGGAATAATATGCTGGTTCTGTACAGTTGTCCAGCCAACATTTCAAGCAAGTACTTTGTGCAAGTGCTGCACAATGAACACCCCATTCCAATGCCA GGCTGTGATGGTTCTGATTTCTGTCCACTCGATGTTTTCAAG GAAAGAATAGTTGCTCCTCATCTGAAGCACGACTATAACTCAGTGTGCAATGCAAAATTGGAGGAAAAGGAGGCGAAGCCAGCCA ACTTCTGTTGA
- the LOC126586140 gene encoding uncharacterized protein LOC126586140 isoform X1, which yields MGRAMAALLLVLLSVFVHSNAGEEGFDVRQHLSTASRYGVVKDIADNSFVPSKIPDGCTPIHLNLVARHGTRAPTKKRIKDMDILASRLEVLLKEAEEQNLSLEKLPGWFLGWKSPWKGKLTGGELIVQGEDELYDFGIRTRERFPNLFDQDYHPDVYTIKATQVPRASASAVAFGMGMFSGKGNLGPGRHRAFAVSSESRASDIKLRFHDCCQNYKAYKKSQEPSVDKLKEPIYDEITSSLRRRYKLNFTKKDTTSLWFLCKQEASLFNITGQACALFTPSEVSLLEWADDLEAFILKGYGKSLNYRMGVPLLEDVLLSMEQAITAEEEKHAPGSYEKARLRFAHAETVVPFSCLLGLFLDGTEFERTQKEQPLQLPPKPPQKRKWRGNTVAPFGGNNMLVLYSCPANISSKYFVQVLHNEHPIPMPGCDGSDFCPLDVFKERIVAPHLKHDYNSVCNAKLEEKEAKPASKLSQLFRWLFSLGNGDKTLDEL from the exons atgGGGAGAGCCATGGCGGCGCTTCTGCTGGTATTGTTATCGGTGTTCGTCCATTCGAATGCCGGAGAAGAAGGTTTCGATGTTCGCCAACATCTTTCTACTGCGTCCAG ATACGGTGTCGTTAAAGACATTGCGGACAACTCATTTGTACCATCTAAGATACCAGATGGGTGTACTCCTATCCACCTAAATCTTGTG GCAAGGCATGGAACCCGTGCTCCTACCAAAAAACGTATCAAAGATATGGATATCCTGGCCTCTCGTCTGGAGGTGCTACTAAAAGAAGCAGAAGAACAGAACCTATCTTTGGAAAAACTTCCTGGTTGGTTTTTGGGTTGGAAATCTCCTTGGAAAGGAAAACTGACAGGTGGAGAATTAATTGTCCAAGGAGAGGATGAACTCTATGATTTTGGAATCAGGACACGAGAAAGGTTCCCAAATCTGTTTGATCAGGATTACCATCCAGATGTTTACACAATAAAGGCAACACAG GTCCCTCGGGCATCCGCCAGTGCTGTGGCATTTGGCATGGGAATGTTTAGTGGGAAAGGAAATCTTGGACCTGGGCGTCATCGAGCTTTTGCTGTGTCCAGTGAAAGTCGTGCGAGTGATataaagttgaggtttcatGATTGTTGCCAAAACTACAAG GCATATAAGAAAAGTCAGGAGCCTTCTGTTGACAAGCTCAAGGAACCTATCTATGATGAAATTACTTCTTCATTAAGGAGGCGCTACAAGTTGAATTTTACAAAGAAGGATACAACTTCTCTTTGGTTTCTTTGCAAACAG GAAGCGTCCTTGTTTAATATAACTGGTCAAGCTTGTGCGCTGTTCACCCCTTCCGAG GTTTCTTTGCTGGAGTGGGCAGATGATTTGGAAGCCTTTATATTAAAGGGATATGGTAAATCATTAAACTATAGAATGGGAGTTCCCTTGCTTGAAGATGTATTGCTGTCCATGGAGCAGGCTATTACGGCTGAAGAAG AAAAACATGCTCCTGGGAGTTATGAAAAGGCAAGGCTAAGGTTCGCACATGCAGAAACTGTAGTTCCATTTTCATGCCTGCTTGGACTTTTTCTTGATGGAACTG aATTTGAACGGACACAGAAGGAACAACCCTTGCAACTCCCTCCAAAGCCTCCCCAGAAGAGAAAGTGGAGGGGCAATACTGTGGCACCTTTTGGCGGGAATAATATGCTGGTTCTGTACAGTTGTCCAGCCAACATTTCAAGCAAGTACTTTGTGCAAGTGCTGCACAATGAACACCCCATTCCAATGCCA GGCTGTGATGGTTCTGATTTCTGTCCACTCGATGTTTTCAAG GAAAGAATAGTTGCTCCTCATCTGAAGCACGACTATAACTCAGTGTGCAATGCAAAATTGGAGGAAAAGGAGGCGAAGCCAGCCAGTAAGTTATCTCAACTGTTCCGTTGGTTGTTCTCACTGGGGAACGGTGATAAAACCCTCGATgaattgtag
- the LOC126586474 gene encoding 40S ribosomal protein S4-like, which produces MFWLTGRLGPTKYILPVSWMLFQSPKRMRISGSFMTQRVGSVSTQIRDEEAKFKLCKVRSVQFGQKSIPYINTYDGRTIRYPDPLIKANDTIKLDLETNNITDCIKFDVGNVVMVTGGRNRGHVGVIKNREKHKGCFETIHVQDATGHEFATRLGNVFTIGKGGKAVGESSQGKGYQADHHRRGEKEASSSTSSHGLMNHALPSNFDLLVRLLVLLLDLDLVVLDFFNVHTFPVCFAHYM; this is translated from the exons ATGTTCTGGTTGACGGGAAGGTTAGGACCGACAAAATATATCCTTCCGGTTTCATGG ATGTTATTTCAATCCCCTAAACGAATGAGAATTTCCGGCTCCTTTATGACACAAAGGGTCGGTTCCGTCTCCACTCAAATCAGGGATGAAGAGGCAAA GTTCAAACTTTGCAAAGTACGGTCTGTGCAGTTTGGGCAGAAGAGCATCCCATACATTAACACCTACGACGGGCGAACCATCCGTTA cccTGACCCTCTCATCAAGGCCAACGACACTATCAAGCTCGACCTAGAGACCAACAATATCACCGACTGCATTAAGTTCGATGTTGGCAATGTGGTCATGGTTACCGGTGGAAGGAACAGGGGGCATGTCGGAGTCATCAAGAACAGGGAAAAACACAAGGGATGCTTTGAGACAATCCACGTCCAGGATGCCACCGGCCATGAATTTGCTACTCGATTGGGCAATGTGTTCACCATCGGCAAGGGGGGAAAGGCCGTGGGTGAGTCTTCCCAAGGGAAAGGGTATCAAGCTGACCATCATCGAAGAGGCGAAAAAGAGGCAAGCAGCTCAACAAGCAGCCACGGCCTGATGAACCATGCACTGccttcaaattttgatttactTGTCCGGCTATTGGTTTTGCTTTTGGACCTGGATCTAGTAGTTCTGGACTTCTTCAATGTTCATACGTTTCCTGTTTGTTTTGCTCACTACATGTGA
- the LOC126586311 gene encoding ferritin-3, chloroplastic-like, which yields MLLKASAASSHLLARGDSFGPLFSSGPSSPPLSISYSFSPLNSSTSLSSILRFPPAKNESGVVVCASKNATNRPLTGVVFEPFEEVKKELDLVPTLPQFSLARQKYTDESEAAINEQINVEYNVSYVYHALYAYFDRDNVALKGLANFFKESSEEERDHAEKFMEYQNKRGGRVKLQSILMPLSEFDHPEKGDALYAMELALSLEKLTNEKLLLLHSVAEKNKDVQLTDFVESEYLTEQVEAIKKISEYVAQLRRVGKGHGVWHFDQALLNGDAVAA from the exons ATGCTTCTCAAAGCCTCTGCAGCCTCCTCTCACTTGCTTGCTCGCGGGGACAGTTTTGGTCCTCTGTTTTCCTCTGGGCCGTCGTCGCCACCGCTGTCCATTTCGTACTCGTTCTCGCCTCTGAACTCCTCCACATCTCTGTCTTCGATTCTCCGGTTCCCTCCGGCGAAAAATGAAAGTGGGGTCGTCGTCTGCGCGTCGAAGAATGCGACTAACCGGCCGCTTACCGGTGTGGTTTTCGAGCCGTTTGAGGAGGTGAAGAAGGAGCTCGATCTCGTTCCTACTCTCCCCCAATTCTCTCTGGCCCGCCAGAAGTACACTGACGAAAGTGAGGCCGCCATTAACGAGCAGATCAA TGTGGAGTACAACGTCTCGTACGTATACCATGCCTTGTACGCCTATTTCGATCGGGACAATGTTGCTCTCAAGGGTCTTGCCAA TTTTTTCAAGGAATCGAGTGAGGAAGAAAGGGATCATGCTGAGAAATTTATGGAATACCAG AATAAGCGTGGTGGAAGAGTGAAATTGCAGTCTATTCTGATGCCTTTGTCTGAGTTTGATCATCCAGAGAAAGGAGATGCTTTGTATG CAATGGAGCTTGCATTATCTTTGGAGAAACTGACAAATGAAAAGCTGCTCCTTTTACACAGT GTTGCTGAGAAGAACAAAGATGTGCAGTTAACAGATTTTGTTGAAAGCGAGTATTTGACCGAGCAG GTGGAAGCCATCAAGAAAATCTCTGAATATGTTGCTCAACTAAGGAGAGTCGGAAAAGGACACG GGGTCTGGCACTTCGACCAGGCGCTGCTCAACGGGGATGCTGTTGCTGCGTGA
- the LOC126586394 gene encoding LOB domain-containing protein 12-like, which yields MAGTSPCASCKLLRRRCAKDCIFAPFFPSDDPHKFANVHKIFGASNVSKMLQELPVHQRADAVSSLVYEANARMRDPVYGCVGAISYLQNQVSELQMQLAVAQAEILCIKMQHEPMVPPQQIMDGPDDQKSYFLHNNNLAQYLSFPPSSNVIHDSLNRENIFGHDMVS from the exons ATGGCCGGAACTTCTCCGTGCGCTTCCTGCAAGTTGCTGCGACGCCGATGCGCCAAAGACTGCATTTTTGCTCCTTTCTTTCCTTCAGATGACCCCCACAAGTTTGCCAATGTTCACAAGATCTTTGGTGCCAGCAATGTTAGCAAAATGTTGCAG GAGCTTCCGGTTCATCAGAGAGCAGATGCAGTGAGCAGTTTAGTGTATGAAGCAAATGCAAGAATGAGGGACCCAGTGTACGGATGCGTTGGGGCCATCTCTTACCTGCAAAACCAAGTCTCCGAGCTACAAATGCAGCTTGCTGTGGCTCAAGCTGAGATCCTTTGCATCAAAATGCAGCATGAGCCCATGGTCCCTCCACAACAGATAATGGACGGGCCAGATGATCAGAAATCGTATTTTCTCCACAACAACAATCTCGCTCAGTACCTCAGTTTTCCCCCTTCCAGCAATGTAATCCATGACTCTCTCAATAGGGAGAACATTTTCGGACACGACATGGTTTCTTAA